GTTGGCTCaggtgtacatggacgagatcgtaaggctacatggcgttcctgtgagcatcgtttcaGACCGAGATCCCTGcttcgtatctcggttttggcagaaatttcaagagactctggggactaaactcaacttAAGCACcgcctatcaccctcagacagATGGACAATTGGAGcgaacaatccaaactctcgagAATATGTTACGGacctgcattctggattttggaggtaattggggtcaacacatgaccttagtagagtttgcgtacaataaCAGTtgccattcgtcaattcaaatggctccatacgatgCACTGTATGGACGGAAATGCCAGTCACCGATCTATTAGGACGAAGTCGGCGAGAGGAAGGCGCTAGATccagcaactattccatggatggaggaggcacgagaaaaggtcaagttgatacgacaaagactccaaacagctcaaagctgacaaaagagctacgcggataatcgaagaaaagacttagAGTTCGAAACtggagaccgtgttttcctcaaggtCACACCATTACGGAGCATCACAGCAGGTAgaggaaagaagctccaaccgaggttcgttggaCCTTTCAAGATTCTCCAAAGGGTTGGTAAGGTAGCGTATCGCCTGGAACTACCGCCCAGTCTATCcagaattcacgacgtcttccacgtctcgatgcttaagaagtactatcccgaccctTCTCAAATCTTACAGCTAGAGGAAATCGAAATAGATGAAGCGCTCacttacgaagagaaacctgtacAACTGCTTGATCGAAAAGTTAAAGagttgagaaacaagcagattcctttGGTAAAGATattgtggagaaaccatggggtagaggaagctacctgggaggtggaagaagaaatgcaaaagaaatactcTGAATTTTTCGTGAGTCaatgtgagaaatttcgagTGCGAAATTCTTctaagggggagagggtgtgagaacccgtaaattttctcattttctaggttttattctatttaagtgcatgtttttctgcattttctgtattaggaaaattttctagataatttttatgagtaaatatagtttttaaatgatttttctagtatcgattagtttttgagaaattaagagcgtataccggacgtgggacccgctagtgcggaaagttcggtaaaattctgccagttaggttaagttttgtatatcgGATTtattttaccgggtgttaaaagataattaaaggtttccaaatggattagtgtgggagagacaaaaagatagctttgcatttaatgagagtgacaagtgtcacttggtgagttgatcttgattttgactactatttaccactttaccaattaaacaaaaattgaccaagaaaGCTTCATTTTCTTCACTCCTTTGGCCGGCCtctcaagaagaaaaagaaagggaaaagctctcaactttcttgcctcaatcttgttcaatctagcaaatcaaccgtttaaacttccaatttctccataaaaacctttagtTGAGTAGTAGTGGGGTTgattgtgaagtggtttggaagcaAGAGGTGTTAAGTTGgttcctttcttgagttgcaaggtgagtaattAAGGAACCTCTGTGgggaccccacttccccctaaggcgaaccagagggttggcgggccgtctgcctagctctcgccaggactcacgcaagcaatctAGCCCAAATCCTCCCGGAGAATAACCTAAGCTATTACAACACCGTTTCCTTCCAAATAGACTGATAACTAAATCCTCATTAACTTCAACGATAACAGCATTTTTAAGATAGCCAAACGTCGACTCTTAAATACCTCCCGCGTTACACATCAGGCAACAAAaacatacaatccaaatacattaatacaagccaaataacaattccagggtttacacttttccagtttcaagaggcaatccaaaataaaagatacaATGTTTAACTCAAACTACAAGCATAAAAGTGAAATTAGATTTCAAGTCTTGTTCAAGAGCCaggacctgtcaaggaaaacaaataaacgtggggtgagctaaagctcagtggtgccccaaacatgcaattaaataaaacaacTAACACGTATTGATTTCAATCTGAAGTAAACAACTAGGAAAGCGCATAACAGTACAaagtaggatacaggggctctcaggagccattttccgcgcttgatcaaaatttaccgtagttgaccctccgtcaactctcactacttacggTCCATGTAGAACTCCTTATTTTACTTAACTCCGGCCACCGAACATACCCcagctccgggcccgcacgacaagATAGATGAGAgcggtagtactcgagtataccccctggataaactagtcgaggaattcacccaacgacgtctcACCCAACacttatagactggtcgagggattcacccaacgactttacgtccgacACTTGATttttatagactggtcgaggggtccacccaacgactttacgtccaacacttgattaccaggtcaggataagagaccctcccacccttaaggtgtggtacattcccctgcctagtAACTTTAACACTTAGCAAGCGCAAGCAAGATATTCACGAAAACACttcacacaagtcaccactcgaacggctagtgtgataaagtacacactgctcatttcgatggatcagaaatcATTTTTGACAATTAccacatatcgagtcaagaaagcactttaaccaaataggcgtagaacaagcagggacactcaccaagagtgaagttattgatcaagctgggaatcaaagtctgcgtcctcgctaaaccctagaaatccaagttttaaaactataagttttactaaacaaacccttgttttatatataaaagGTTATCTtgtataaaactaatttaatttcTCGAAACAAATCAATAGTTCCCTTGGAATTAAGGCtagtaaagaaataaaatatttcgtatggTTTCTTTAAAGGTATTTCCCTTCTCGAGGGCAAACTAGAAccaaattaattcaaacaagttttcttgcTGAACAAGTTCCctttgtcttttatttgaaattattcaaatctaatgtttttaacaaatttccTTTAAAACAATTGGTCaaggataattttgtgaaaacttaaagtttggaagttaatgcaattatttattaaagGTGAAACACTAgtttaaataaagaaaagaattaacacatcggcaaggttttaaaagtcccGATATCTAGATTTTAATATTAACGTACTATACTCAATGTATATAACTTGATATTAAGGCAAAATATTCCCACGAAGCTTGATTTAAAAGTATTCGAATTCAAGGGACCAAAACGGACTTCACGATTCCAATTCATTTGCACATTATATTCCAAGTCGCCAATATAGCAAAAAcacaattcaaacatcaatttcactagggcttcatccatcattagccctaggtctcaacagattcaattctaatcaaaatcaaccaaaggaagtccaaagtattaaaacaattccaaatcacaaatCGTGGACCTTCCAAATGCATTTTGGCCAAACCACTTAAACAATTCCACCAAGAATTTAACCCTtgcaaaaattactcaaatggccaagagcttcatcaatcattagcccttagcatccaacaattatttattattgcaATAGAGCCAAAATTTCGAACGTTTAGAATCACAAACAGGTATATGAACATAAGGCAAAATTTGCAATCATATTTTGTCCAAGATCTCAATTAGAATCTCATTACTCTTAACCAAATGCAGATTTAGACATCTCTCAATAATTATATTCCAAAATTATTACTTTCAATGCCGATAAATTCATCTCATCCTTGTGGCCATGATAAGATCAAATTGTCACCCCAAACTTCTCATGCATGGCCCTCTTAATATGTTCTTGAGTGGGGTTAATAAGCATGAAATATTTTACAGCTCAAAACAGCATTTTTAGAACTAAAATTCgccaaaagaaatttgggaaaAATTCCTTTCTTCCACTCTTGActaaactggaaattttccagcACTTTGCTTCACCACTTTCAACCAAAATATCAATTGTATCAAAAGTTTCACATCTACGCAGCTTATTAGACGTAAAAACGCACATTTCTCATGCATTTCTAAACCATTTAATTCtaaggaaaaattttccagaagcAAGTGAAAATTTCCAGCTCCTCCTCTCggtttccaaaattttccaacaactcATTAATCTTATGTCCAATTTTCCTTTGGCTAAAACAGGTTTTAGGCACTCAAGTCTAACATGCAAACACTTAACTAGCTAGTTAACATTTTAGCTCAAAATCAAATTCGATTAACAACTACATTTATCCCAAAATCCGGAAATTTGTCCAACTAGCCTCGGTTTAGCATGCATGTAGCAGATttctgtttcattttctttttctgatttaacCCAATTAATTAGCTAGGTGCAGAGCTTAATTATCTTGTTTGATCACCACTAATTAATATTGTGCAAAGCTTAAATAATCAGATTTAATCCAAAGTTCAGTTCGGTCATCATCAAGAACGAAAACATTAACCAGGATTCTATTTCTTTCCCCTCGGATGACTTGCATGCTACCGATCCTACTCTACTAATTTTTCTGGCTTCATCAGAGCTATACAGCCTCATGCAAGGCATAAACATCCCATCTATAATTAGCTAATCATACCTCTAAGCTCAGATTGCATCGAATTAGCAGATTGAAGCTACAGATTTCCAATTGGCCTCGGGTGATCTTGCATGCAACTGATGtcatttcaatttttatttttcttgcctAACCGATCTAGCTATCCCCATGCAGGACTTAATCACTTAGTTTTTAGGTGATTAATCATAACTATAAGCTCAGATTGTCGAAATTAAACAAATTAAGCACAGCATTTCTTAATCAGTCTCGGCAGTCCAAATGTGCGCACATcagaaaattttttcttcttctctaaaTTCAGCATCCGATGGTCTAAGGTCAACATTCAAAGCTTTAAACAGTTTAATTAGTTAGTGATTAGTTACTTAATCAACAATGCAAACTCAGATTATCCAGAGTTACACAGATTAGCTCGGCATTAATCCAAAACAGTCTCGGTAAACCCACATTCAGCGCACAtcaggtttcttttcttttctagatCATCATCCAACgcataaattcaacatgcaTGCTCCTAATTAGCTCAATCAACCTCTAATCAGGTGTTCTAGATCTGAAATTTACCTCAACAGCAGGCTTAGCTTACGCACAAGGGAACTGAAATTTTCGCCCTCGGCTCGCGCGCGACTAGGGTGTTGGTTCGCTTGGCTGTGGCAAATGGTGTAGCTGGTGGTTATTGCGGCTGGAAAATTGATTGCAGCTGGTAGAAATGGAAGTGCAGAATGGGTGGGACTTACGCAcagcttttcctttccttcctcAGACTTACGGACAGCAGCAGAGTCGCTGCAGCTCACGGATTGCAGCTCTCGGATGAAGCTGCTGCTCACCCTCCCgctcacacactctctctctctctgtcgaTACTCACGGTGAAGGTGGAATGCGGTGGTGGTTTGTGATACAgaaatgaagaggaagaagGATGGATGCCGCGGTTTTGAGAGGGAGGTTGAGTGTTTGTGAGGGTTGAGTGTTTAGATGGTGAAGTTGTGCATTGGCCGAAAGAGTGGTGAGGAATGATGTTGTCCGGAAATTGGTTCTTGTTTTGCATGGTAGTTTTTGTGAGGTTGTGAGGGTAGTTTAGTCTTTGCACTTCTCTTCCTGATACCCACTTAAGTCCTTAATTCTAACTTAACTCCAAAAATTTACCCCGAATGCAATTTGAATGCCTACTAGTATACTCGTCTCGCAAAAATTAAACTATCGATATTTTAACGTCCTAAGTATACTTGGTATACTTATATCGATTTTATCTAAACTTTATCGATTACATCGTAGTACTAAGGTTCCTATTAACCTTGaacattattaacgattaaaGTTTAGCTAACGGAATTCGGagaaattaattattaaataaatgaaataatttacctTCGAATTATTAATTTAATATAATAAAGCCAAGGAACTTAATAGTTTAGCacaaattatattattttgcacatgaaaattatttttacgtacttatttaaaacaattagattaaatgctaaaatttattaaagaattagaagtgcaaataaaatatgcaatgatattggtatatatatattatcaggGTTCTCACAACCTCTCTTTTGTTCTTAGTAATGTTAAATCAGTGGCTTATGTGAGTAAAAGAGATGattttaggtgttatttcatgacttttggttgagattggtgaattttatatttattcttgattttttctgtttttatatgtttagtaTTGTGTGgtcatggatgatggcttgggatagtctagaatgaaaccatagtgcgtaaattgtagctaattgcggaaaatttccactttgtgcggaaaatCCAGATTGgggtttcaattaaccccaTTCTGCTTGGTACTGTTTGGATAGGAAcaaggccgaattagccttgggttaaaacattaaagttgtaggaaataatgttttatagttgtctgtaaaatttcagctgaatctgagctcggtagcctgagaaaAGACAGAAATACCCGGACTGCTGTAGGTAGAGTTCGGTGAACAGGTTTGACATTTCACCCGATCTGGCCGTGTCTATTTAGCTTGATGCGTACtgatttaacctttggtcaaaacacaaaagttgtagtgctgtgtcttagctttccaacaccCTTGGAAACGCCccaattggacttcggtagcctgagttatggtcatttaaccagaatgcggttagctaacctgtttgtgcgattctggtttggtacattgaaattttgacctagttacactgcaaactggactgaatGGCCTTTCTCTTAGGTTCGAAATGGTGTAtattgtacctcaatccgacaaGGGTAGAttcagttgtgttaattccgctaagcaacagcaaatctgccttttgttttccaatctaaacttcgtttccgcacatgtcctagtttgatttttgcacttatacgttccatttgattttactctagtaatatgtggattcggtttatgactcgtattcgagtctcattgtgcttgtttgaatgttttagggcgtgacggtgattcaagacgctctttgggcggaagtgtatgaaatttcatttgcttgcttggtgagtgtaccactcacttgcttgttactatgtggctttgttacacttgaaattgatgccttgaatgctTATTTGCACCGTTGAAATTGGTTCAAGCGAGGGTGTGcttgatcactctcaccctTTATGTCTTACGtatgactgtttactgtgtTACTTGAATGGTATATGAATATATtggaattggtgtcgtttggacgagtatccaacggccattactgttatcactgagctcaaccccattggtggtcaattgaatcgagtcggcacgggcttggtcgtgaaaattgatgaGCCAttgggactgttatatggaatcttgtagtatgagactctcgattccggtatactcgagtattaccaattttccactgtttggagttcgggcctggtaggggtatgttgggtggaaggaatggaagtaaagtggagtctacggtattggttactccttaagcgttgacggagggtcaacgaggcgAGATCGAGTACGGCAAGCGAGGgataagggctcttgagagccgcccgtatccttttaccattgtTATTGATATGTGACTTTATTTAGTTTTCTTATTGAATGATTTGGGATTGATCGACTCCATGCATAAttgaacttccttgcttgagtgaaagtatctcactgggcgtaagctcaccctattacttttgttttccttacaggggtttGAAACTTTTGTGAGATTAGGACCtttggttgccgagttgagtTTGAGTAAATacattttgaatagctccttatTGGGCAAAACCTTAAGTGCAATTTGATCCAACCTTTGCATTtgagttgtaatttgcaaaTCGGACTTTTATAAACTTGTTggataacttttgtatgctattctgacgtgtccgacactgttcatgtcggtttcaatttttgtttcttttattttgtgattttgacttgtttgagcgcgcttttatttttccggaacgttttagatcgtgtttaactgcaccgttagtcttggcgagagttgggcaggcaatccgctaacctctttggttcgccttaggggaaggtggggctatcacaaggATAGTGGATGATTTTGACCTTTGTACATAGAAAGGTTAGGGGATATGGTGACTCGGTGGTTGTACAGCTTTCTTTTGACTACTTGCACTAGGTTTTTGCTTGATATGACTGTACGACTGTATCTGTACTTTTGAACCTCGTACTTGATACTTTTGGTCTTGTTATCTTGTAAATAACTGCTATGAGCCTTTTAATGTATAATGCTTTGACGGTTGACTTTGatctttgacttttgacttttaacttttgacttttgacttttgaccttgactttgactttgaccTTGACTTTATTTCGGCATTGGCATTTACCTGCTTTGCATTTTCACTCGCTTATCGTGACTCCGATTCCATTTCTTATTTGACTTTTAAATATAAATAAGCATCTATTGTGTACCCATACTTGCTTACTCTATTAGTTATTATACGTGAACCCTAGACCAGTGAGTAATAATGGAGACTAGACGACAACGTGGTCGGGGCCGTGGACGTGGATTCAGGCAGGTTCAGGACCAAGAGGAGGAACAAGGGTCGGTAGCAAATCAGAACCAGGGGCCCAGAGTTGAAGGAGGGGACCAGGTTGCTACAGCTATCAATCAAATGACTGATTTACTGGCCCGTTTGGTTGACCAGCAAGGTCAAGCACCTGGTAACCAACAAAGGGACCCTGAGGTAGGTGAAGATAGGGCCCTGaaacgtttccaaaagtttgctcttccaaaatttcttgggGGACTCGATCCGGAAGTTGCTGAGAACTGGTTGGAGTGAATGGAGGATATATTCGCTGCGTTACATTACACTGAAGAGAGGCAAGTAACTTTTGCCATTTTTTAGTTAGAAGgtgcggcccgttcctggtggaacgtagtaATAGCCAAGTGGGAAAAGGAGCAAATCCCACGTACTTGGTTAAACTTCAATAGGGAACTCAATGAGAAGTTCCTTCCACCCTTAAtccaggagaaaagagaggacgGGTTTATTAAACTGCGCCAATGCACTTCAAGTGTGGCAGAATATGATATCCAGTTCACCCGACTCTCCAAGTTGGCTCCAGAATTGGTGGTCAATGAGCAAAAGTGCATAAGGCAGTTTATACAAGGCTTGaatgtggaaattcaaaaggatctaGCCGTTGTTCAAATCGATACCTTTAAAGATGCTCTTGACAAAGCTCAACGAGTGGAACAGGTTCGACTTCAAGTTCGGACCTTTCAAACCAAGAAACATGGTACCACCTCTAAAGTTTGGAAGAGGTGCGGGTGGAGTCCAAATTGCTGGGACACCAAAAGGAGGAGCTCCATCTAGAGGGACTCAAAGTGGAAAAAGGACAAGAGCAACATAGGACCATCTCCCAAGGAGTTCCTACACCCACTCCTCGCGTAAGCTATGGATATTGTGGTAGGGCAAACCACACCAAAGACGCTTGTtggtgaaaattgaagaaatgtcTCCGTTGTGGaagttttgaacatcagatCGCCGCTTGTCCTGTTAAGAACCGTGAAGGAAACGAGGGTGCACAACCGGAGAAGTCAAACCCTAAGCAACCTACCGGCAGTGGATGTAGACCCAAAACCTCTGCTAGGGTTTTTGCTTTGGACCACCAGCGAGTTCCTGAATCATCAGAagtagtggaaggtacgatccctgtattccacCGCTTAGCTAAGCTTTTAATTGACCCTGGGCCGACCCATTCTTTTGTGAATCCTGCCTTTATGTGTGGTATTGCTGTGAATCCTGTTAAATTGCCCTACGACTTAGAAGTTAGAACACCTATTGGGGATCAAAGCCTAATTACTAAtatgatttataaaaattgcGAGATTTGGGTAGGAGAACGGAAGTTGGTGGGAGACTTGATAAGTTTAGACCTTAAGGGGTACAACGTGATTATAGGCATGGATTTGTTggcccgttataatgctcaattGAACTGTAAAACTAAGGTGGTAGAATTCTCTATACCCGGAGAGGCAACTCTAAGACTGGATATAAGAGATaggttagcctcgtctgcacttgtTTCGGGAATTCGAGCTAGAAAGTTATTGAGTAAAGCGGCGCAGGGTTACTTAGCCTTCTTAATTAATACTTTAGGAGATAAGGTGAAACTGGAGGATGTTTTAGTAGTGAATGAATTTCCTGATGTCT
This portion of the Coffea arabica cultivar ET-39 chromosome 2e, Coffea Arabica ET-39 HiFi, whole genome shotgun sequence genome encodes:
- the LOC140036320 gene encoding uncharacterized protein yields the protein METRRQRGRGRGRGFRQVQDQEEEQGSVANQNQGPRVEGGDQVATAINQMTDLLARLVDQQGQAPGNQQRDPEEKREDGFIKLRQCTSSVAEYDIQFTRLSKLAPELVVNEQKCIRQFIQGLNVEIQKDLAVVQIDTFKDALDKAQRVEQIAACPVKNREGNEGAQPEKSNPKQPTGSGCRPKTSARVFALDHQRVPESSEVVEGTIPVFHRLAKLLIDPGPTHSFVNPAFMCGIAVNPVKLPYDLEVRTPIGDQSLITNMIYKNCEIWVGERKLVGDLISLDLKGYNVIIGMDLLARYNAQLNCKTKVVEFSIPGEATLRLDIRDRLASSALVSGIRARKLLSKAAQGYLAFLINTLGDKVKLEDVLVVNEFPDVFPDELKSMPPEREIEFKIDLDGSLRLFIDYRGLNDVTVKNKYPLPHIDELFDQLQGTVIFSKLDLRQGYYQLRIRQEDIPKTTFNSRYGHFEFAVMPFSLTNAPAAFMDLMHRVFKPYLDQFIVAFIDDILVYSKTREDHERHLRIVLQTLREYQLYAKFSKCEFWLEQISFLGHIVTKDGISVDLVKIEAVSEWKRPETPTEVHSFLGLGGYYRRFIKDFSKLAGPLTDLTKKHGQFVWDSKCEASFRVLKKQLTSAPILVLPNGRDSFTVYTDASREGLGCVLMQNGSVIAYASRKLKPHERNYPTHDLELAVVVFALRK